The following coding sequences are from one Diachasmimorpha longicaudata isolate KC_UGA_2023 chromosome 6, iyDiaLong2, whole genome shotgun sequence window:
- the LOC135163296 gene encoding uncharacterized protein LOC135163296 isoform X1, which yields MSGLVLFTDNIFYITKINDISLKGKTCSVKYRDKKKYAARVLAISNDDTVLENLKLNFEGKIQKVKEIWKCVNLMENTYVKACKEITNTKDDTVLFVDKTILSENYESVCTQAFLSSVFEGVDDFFAKSSHFLKLTKIQSNNEQNDNASKPKSQKRKNSPTSRELKMNTKRLKDDHRSSIVNSEEGVPHNLMDWSNKSKPKIARKRKKSPKSGEFDMNAKRTKDDQGFNSVHHKEEAPYNLMGCSVKLNSRVSQSQCSIEEIPPRLEDEILDNTCAVDLCSEIKQLNSKNCRRRLNFSGPAFDPSNQETRNEEKLTMSQAGSSHPEQTSPIAVPLKIFCGDQTENLEQKKQISGIQETLSTAVLSESHSVGFNNHSKPVQQSSGTSTMPFMTNENQKSCRKRLDFNGQYCGASTVIQLPLDVTAEGSELGRSKCDEKLQITKVQVSASDNVSPVTILPNSSSKNPIDDTALEERTSPVEKETSADVVLQDSSYGRCTDLELAESVDKSQHILSETFTVELNDAARSDAVELNPDNFQAGAGLPEIISNHSTSHEPNSTLESDVSVEKNVKINSKIKLEATTEHSVDDTNDRTSQPVRMSLSDFSYQVGNHDDKLIEKNEETTIVAELDLDENKTKLLENLRDPSRVGNIPGKEKEDVCKPVDANDCTSLRGGTSPTDFPSQVGNHDEKFIEENEDTTIIPDSDCDENDTELLKNLRVPFIAENLSVKKEKDVYEPLDHNFNEKTSTIPARNSTFDELLCKKFVAQNVTVTESFLEDLLHDYGPQSAPSEVEDCGGVVTEQSRNNVEVDSMRVDGNIPKYHNSNKTPCGSLKKSVKTKGVPKLTQIEVVERPYYIFRKTEQCVQGNRREECSRAHHREIPDESVNNGQNDDNPGVFGRPRFHSTMCDSRDEATETIHSRDEEITEDGDEEISEDGDSSDNYNPEEDNNQEPDSDEYTTEEELEKESHPPEPLNITHQGNPPISAPDDRDLHVDVSSSGTKKHFCLYCHKFQTKLARHLTLVHADQEDVKKFMVLPPGTRERQEIISVIRKNGDFVFNSDRRFNDGSLIVCRRPTPKMRKTAEDFTVCANCKGQYSKSVVRHHFRECAKHDGKNQRIVLVKGKKIAARVHSRASVDVRNKIFPYLREDEVVKSIRYDELVTLYANKMCEKHGTHQHLFQMIRAKLRLLGRFLIAIRKIENRIENFSDVYQPRFYDAAVDAVRVVAKFDPEKKIFDAPAVAAGYGTLLKKVGEILRSECIKKERVDEQKRLEDFLKLLEEDYGTSINRAVTETQTQNNRRKEVILPTTDDIKKLFAYVTTERKAHFEQLSKKFSYTSWEDLSKMTLLSLQIFNRRRSGEVERLYLEDFKSYRGLDYAKDRGTYNGLSEEGKKLARKYVRFEIRGKLNRGVPVLLDSDMLDCLNLLIAHRKDARVPESNSYLFGLPSTDKDRHRHLQACDLMREYSVKCGAQMPETLRGTTLRKHIATRCINLNLTDGQVADLANFMGHAEKIHKDIYRQPVLETDIVKISKILNAAQGLDISDNESDDEVENEHSIPRRTYNRRSDHTEGDYADESNSFGGRTDGNSYEVNTRTSRAKHQWSSEEKNTVLSAFANQLEAGKVPSGKDMQQFIDSNICMRGRTVPQLRTWLHTQKKKISKT from the exons ATGTCGGGATTAGTGCTATTTACGGataatatattttacattACCAAAATTAACGATATCTCCTTGAAGGGGAAGACATGTTCGGTGAAAtatcgagataaaaaaaagtacgcGGCTCGTGTGCTAGCAATTTCCA ATGATGACACAGTTTTGGAGAACcttaaattgaatttcgagggaaaaattcagaaagtGAAGGAAATCTGGAAGTGCGTAAATCTAATGGAAAACACATACGTGAAAGCTTGTAAAGAAATCACGAACACTAAAG ATGACACTGTCTTATTTGTGGATAAAACGATTTTGTCTGAAAACTACGAGAGTGTATGCACTCAAGCATTTCTCTCGAGTGTTTTTGAAGGAGTAGATGATTTTTTCGCTAAATCATCACATTTTCTGAAACTGACAAAGATTCAATCGAACAACGAGCAGAATGATAATGCATCGAAGCCGAAGagtcaaaaaagaaaaaattcaccaaCAAGTAGAGAACTCAAGATGAACACCAAGCGTCTCAAAGACGATCATCGATCCAGTATTGTGAATTCCGAAGAAGGAGTCCCACACAACCTGATGGATTGGAGTAACAAGTCAAAGCCGAAGATCGcccgaaaaagaaaaaaatcaccaaaaagTGGAGAATTCGATATGAACGCTAAACGTACCAAAGATGATCAGGGATTTAATTCTGTACATCACAAAGAAGAAGCCCCATACAACTTGATGGGTTGTAgtgtaaaattgaattcacgaGTGTCACAGTCTCAATGCAGTATTGAGGAAATACCACCACGGCTGGAAGACGAAATATTGGATAATACATGCGCAGTGGATTTGTGTTCAGAAATCAAACAATTGAATTCCAAGAACTGTAGGAGACGTTTAAATTTTTCTGGACCAGCATTTGATCCATCAAACCAGGAGACGAGGAATGAAGAGAAATTGACAATGTCACAAGCAGGCTCTTCACATCCTGAGCAAACATCTCCTATTGCAGTTCCACTCAAAATTTTCTGTGGAGACCAGACTGAAAActtggagcaaaaaaagcaaATTTCAGGCATTCAAGAAACACTTTCTACTGCTGTCTTATCCGAAAGTCATTCTGTTGGCTTTAACAATCATTCCAAGCCAGTACAACAGTCGTCAGGTACTAGCACAATGCCATTTATGACGAACGAGAATCAGAAAAGCTGCAGAAAACGATTGGATTTTAATGGACAGTATTGTGGTGCATCAACTGTCATTCAATTACCTCTTGATGTAACTGCTGAGGGTAGTGAATTAGGAAGATCAAAGTGTGATGAAAAACTTCAAATTACTAAAGTACAAGTTTCAGCCTCAGATAACGTATCTCCTGTCACAATTCTACCCAACAGTTCCTCTAAAAATCCGATTGATGACACTGCTCTGGAAGAGCGAACTTCACCTGTTGAGAAAGAAACTTCTGCGGATGTTGTACTTCAGGATTCTTCCTATGGACGCTGCACTGATTTGGAGCTGGCGGAGTCAGTAGACAAAAGTCAGCATATCCTCAGCGAGACATTCACTGTTGAATTGAATGATGCGGCTCGCTCTGATGCAGTGGAATTGAACCCCGATAATTTTCAAGCTGGCGCAGGTCTTCcagaaattatttctaatCACAGTACTAGCCATGAGCCCAATAGCACTCTCGAGTCAGATGTAAGTGTAGAGAAAAAT gtaaaaattaattctaagaTAAAATTGGAAGCGACTACAGAGCATTCCGTCGATGATACGAACGATCGCACCAGTCAACCAGTTAGAATGAGTCTGAGTGATTTTTCATATCAAGTGGGGAATCATGATGATAAATTAATCGAGAAGAATGAAGAGACGACAATCGTTGCAGAATTGGACCTAGATGAAAACAAGACGAAATTACTGGAAAATTTACGAGATCCATCCAGAGTAGGAAATATACCGGGAAAGGAAAAAGAAGATGTCTGTAAGCCAGTTGATGCGAACGATTGTACCAGTTTGCGAGGGGGAACCAGTCCAACTGATTTTCCGTCTCAAGTGGGAAAccacgatgaaaaattcattgaagagAATGAAGATACGACGATCATTCCAGACTCAGactgcgatgaaaacgatacTGAGTTGCTGAAAAATCTGCGAGTCCCATTCATAGCAGAAAATCTATCGGTAAAGAAGGAAAAAGATGTTTATGAGCCACTTGACCataatttcaacgaaaaaacCTCGACAATACCTGCAAGAAACAGCACTTTTGATGAGCTACTCTGTAAGAAATTTGTGGCACAGAATGTAACTGTCACGGAATCGTTTCTTGAAGATTTACTCCATGATTATGGGCCTCAGTCAGCTCCTAGTGAAGTGGAAGATTGTGGAGGAGTAGTAACTGAACAATCAAGGAACAACGTCGAAGTTGACAGTATGAGGGTCGATGGAAATATTCCGAAATATCACAACAGTAATAAAACACCTTGCGGTTCGctgaaaaaatcagtgaaaacaaAAGGTGTGCCAAAGCTCACCCAGATTGAGGTTGTTGAGCGTCCGTATTACATATTCAGAAAAACAGAGCAATGTGTACAGGGTAATCGTCGCGAAGAATGTTCCAGGGCTCATCATCGTGAAATACCTGATGAAAGTGTTAATAATGGTCAAAATGACGACAATCCTGGAGTGTTTGGTAGGCCCCGATTCCATTCCACCATGTGCGATTCAAGAGATGAAGCCACTGAAACAATACATTCTCGAGATGAAGAAATTACCGAAGATGGCGATGAAGAAATTTCTGAAGATGGCGATAGTTCCGATAATTACAATCCAGAAGAAGACAACAATCAAGAACCAGATTCAGATGAATACACGACAGAGGAAGAACTAGAAAAAGAATCCCACCCTCCTGAGCCACTCAATATAACACATCAAGGGAATCCACCTATCTCTGCTCCAGATGATAGAGACTTGCACGTAGATGTGTCATCGTCTGggacaaaaaaacatttttgtctctactgccataaattccaaaCGAAATTGGCAAGACACTTGACTTTGGTTCATGCAGATCAGGAggatgtgaaaaaatttatggtcTTACCACCAGGAACACGAGAACGACAGGAAATTATCTCTGTTATCAGAAAAAATGGTGATTTCGTATTTAATTCTGACAGACGCTTCAACGATGGCTCCTTGATCGTTTGTAGACGACCAACCCCAAAGATGAGAAAGACGGCAGAAGATTTCACCGTTTGTGCTAACTGCAAGGGTCAGTACTCAAAATCTGTTGTACGACATCATTTTCGTGAGTGTGCTAAACATGATGGGAAGAATCAGCGGATTGTATTGGTAAAGGGAAAGAAAATTGCTGCTCGAGTGCACTCCCGAGCGAGCGTCGATGTtcgaaacaaaatttttccatatttgaGAGAAGATGAGGTCGTTAAGAGTATACGATACGATGAACTGGTTACCTTGTATGCGAATAAAATGTGCGAGAAGCATGGAACTCATCAGCATCTTTTCCAGATGATTCGAGCTAAATTGCGTCTTTTGGGTCGATTTCTCATTGCAATACGAAAGATTGAGAAccgtattgaaaatttcagtgaCGTTTATCAACCAAGATTTTATGATGCAGCTGTGGACGCTGTTCGAGTGGTAGCAAAATTTGACCCTGAGAAGAAAATCTTCGACGCTCCAGCAGTTGCTGCAGGATATGGCACACTTTTAAAGAAGGTCGGTGAGATTCTACGCTCTGAATGTATAAAAAAAGAGCGGGTGGACGAGCAAAAACGACttgaagattttttgaaattgctTGAGGAGGATTACGGTACGAGCATTAACCGTGCAGTAACCGAAACACAAACGCAAAACAATCGCAGAAAAGAAGTGATACTCCCGACTACGGATGATATCAAGAAGCTGTTTGCTTATGTAACAACAGAGCGCAAAGCGCATTTCGAGCAACTTTCGAAGAAATTTTCGTACACTAGCTGGGAAGACCTTTCGAAAATGACGCTGCTGTCGCTCCAAATTTTCAATCGTCGTCGATCGGGAGAAGTCGAGCGATTGTATCTTGAGGACTTCAAAAGTTATCGTGGTCTCGATTATGCTAAAGACAGAGGAACATACAATGGTCTAAGTGAGGAAGGGAAAAAGTTGGCCAGGAAGTACGTGAGGTTTGAGATCCGGGGTAAACTCAATCGAGGCGTTCCGGTGTTACTTGATTCTGATATGTTGGACTGCTTGAACCTCTTGATTGCCCACAGAAAGGATGCAAGAGTTCCAGAGAGcaattcatatttatttgGATTGCCTTCGACCGATAAAGATCGCCATCGTCATCTTCAGGCATGTGATTTAATGCGTGAGTATTCTGTGAAATGTGGAGCCCAAATGCCCGAGACACTGCGTGGAACGACATTGAGGAAACATATCGCAACAAGATGCATTAACTTGAACTTGACAGACGGTCAGGTGGCAGATTTGGCAAATTTCATGGGCCATGCTGAAAAGATCCATAAGGATATTTATAGGCAACCTGTTCTAGAAACCGACATCGTCAAAATctcgaaaatattgaatgcaGCACAAGGTCTAGATATCTCGGATAATGAGTCAGATGACGAAGTTGAAAATGAGCACAGTATCCCACGTAGAACATATAATCGAAGGAGTGATCACACAGAAGGGGATTACGCCGATGAATCGAATTCTTTCGGGGGCAGAACAGATGGGAATTCATATGAGGTGAACACACGTACTTCGAGAGCAAAACATCAATGGTCTAGTGAGGAAAAGAACACTGTTTTGTCAGCCTTCGCAAACCAATTAGAAGCTGGAAAAGTTCCATCCGGGAAAGATATGCAGCAGTTTATTGATTCGAATATTTGTATGAGAGGACGAACCGTCCCACAACTCAGGACATGGCTGCATACCCAAAAGAAGAAAATCTCTAAGACTTAA
- the LOC135163296 gene encoding uncharacterized protein LOC135163296 isoform X2, which yields MSGLVLFTDNIFYITKINDISLKGKTCSVKYRDKKKYAARVLAISNDDTVLENLKLNFEGKIQKVKEIWKCVNLMENTYVKACKEITNTKDDTVLFVDKTILSENYESVCTQAFLSSVFEGVDDFFAKSSHFLKLTKIQSNNEQNDNASKPKSQKRKNSPTSRELKMNTKRLKDDHRSSIVNSEEGVPHNLMDWSNKSKPKIARKRKKSPKSGEFDMNAKRTKDDQGFNSVHHKEEAPYNLMGCSVKLNSRVSQSQCSIEEIPPRLEDEILDNTCAVDLCSEIKQLNSKNCRRRLNFSGPAFDPSNQETRNEEKLTMSQAGSSHPEQTSPIAVPLKIFCGDQTENLEQKKQISGIQETLSTAVLSESHSVGFNNHSKPVQQSSGTSTMPFMTNENQKSCRKRLDFNGQYCGASTVIQLPLDVTAEGSELGRSKCDEKLQITKVQVSASDNVSPVTILPNSSSKNPIDDTALEERTSPVEKETSADVVLQDSSYGRCTDLELAESVDKSQHILSETFTVELNDAARSDAVELNPDNFQAGAGLPEIISNHSTSHEPNSTLESDVKINSKIKLEATTEHSVDDTNDRTSQPVRMSLSDFSYQVGNHDDKLIEKNEETTIVAELDLDENKTKLLENLRDPSRVGNIPGKEKEDVCKPVDANDCTSLRGGTSPTDFPSQVGNHDEKFIEENEDTTIIPDSDCDENDTELLKNLRVPFIAENLSVKKEKDVYEPLDHNFNEKTSTIPARNSTFDELLCKKFVAQNVTVTESFLEDLLHDYGPQSAPSEVEDCGGVVTEQSRNNVEVDSMRVDGNIPKYHNSNKTPCGSLKKSVKTKGVPKLTQIEVVERPYYIFRKTEQCVQGNRREECSRAHHREIPDESVNNGQNDDNPGVFGRPRFHSTMCDSRDEATETIHSRDEEITEDGDEEISEDGDSSDNYNPEEDNNQEPDSDEYTTEEELEKESHPPEPLNITHQGNPPISAPDDRDLHVDVSSSGTKKHFCLYCHKFQTKLARHLTLVHADQEDVKKFMVLPPGTRERQEIISVIRKNGDFVFNSDRRFNDGSLIVCRRPTPKMRKTAEDFTVCANCKGQYSKSVVRHHFRECAKHDGKNQRIVLVKGKKIAARVHSRASVDVRNKIFPYLREDEVVKSIRYDELVTLYANKMCEKHGTHQHLFQMIRAKLRLLGRFLIAIRKIENRIENFSDVYQPRFYDAAVDAVRVVAKFDPEKKIFDAPAVAAGYGTLLKKVGEILRSECIKKERVDEQKRLEDFLKLLEEDYGTSINRAVTETQTQNNRRKEVILPTTDDIKKLFAYVTTERKAHFEQLSKKFSYTSWEDLSKMTLLSLQIFNRRRSGEVERLYLEDFKSYRGLDYAKDRGTYNGLSEEGKKLARKYVRFEIRGKLNRGVPVLLDSDMLDCLNLLIAHRKDARVPESNSYLFGLPSTDKDRHRHLQACDLMREYSVKCGAQMPETLRGTTLRKHIATRCINLNLTDGQVADLANFMGHAEKIHKDIYRQPVLETDIVKISKILNAAQGLDISDNESDDEVENEHSIPRRTYNRRSDHTEGDYADESNSFGGRTDGNSYEVNTRTSRAKHQWSSEEKNTVLSAFANQLEAGKVPSGKDMQQFIDSNICMRGRTVPQLRTWLHTQKKKISKT from the exons ATGTCGGGATTAGTGCTATTTACGGataatatattttacattACCAAAATTAACGATATCTCCTTGAAGGGGAAGACATGTTCGGTGAAAtatcgagataaaaaaaagtacgcGGCTCGTGTGCTAGCAATTTCCA ATGATGACACAGTTTTGGAGAACcttaaattgaatttcgagggaaaaattcagaaagtGAAGGAAATCTGGAAGTGCGTAAATCTAATGGAAAACACATACGTGAAAGCTTGTAAAGAAATCACGAACACTAAAG ATGACACTGTCTTATTTGTGGATAAAACGATTTTGTCTGAAAACTACGAGAGTGTATGCACTCAAGCATTTCTCTCGAGTGTTTTTGAAGGAGTAGATGATTTTTTCGCTAAATCATCACATTTTCTGAAACTGACAAAGATTCAATCGAACAACGAGCAGAATGATAATGCATCGAAGCCGAAGagtcaaaaaagaaaaaattcaccaaCAAGTAGAGAACTCAAGATGAACACCAAGCGTCTCAAAGACGATCATCGATCCAGTATTGTGAATTCCGAAGAAGGAGTCCCACACAACCTGATGGATTGGAGTAACAAGTCAAAGCCGAAGATCGcccgaaaaagaaaaaaatcaccaaaaagTGGAGAATTCGATATGAACGCTAAACGTACCAAAGATGATCAGGGATTTAATTCTGTACATCACAAAGAAGAAGCCCCATACAACTTGATGGGTTGTAgtgtaaaattgaattcacgaGTGTCACAGTCTCAATGCAGTATTGAGGAAATACCACCACGGCTGGAAGACGAAATATTGGATAATACATGCGCAGTGGATTTGTGTTCAGAAATCAAACAATTGAATTCCAAGAACTGTAGGAGACGTTTAAATTTTTCTGGACCAGCATTTGATCCATCAAACCAGGAGACGAGGAATGAAGAGAAATTGACAATGTCACAAGCAGGCTCTTCACATCCTGAGCAAACATCTCCTATTGCAGTTCCACTCAAAATTTTCTGTGGAGACCAGACTGAAAActtggagcaaaaaaagcaaATTTCAGGCATTCAAGAAACACTTTCTACTGCTGTCTTATCCGAAAGTCATTCTGTTGGCTTTAACAATCATTCCAAGCCAGTACAACAGTCGTCAGGTACTAGCACAATGCCATTTATGACGAACGAGAATCAGAAAAGCTGCAGAAAACGATTGGATTTTAATGGACAGTATTGTGGTGCATCAACTGTCATTCAATTACCTCTTGATGTAACTGCTGAGGGTAGTGAATTAGGAAGATCAAAGTGTGATGAAAAACTTCAAATTACTAAAGTACAAGTTTCAGCCTCAGATAACGTATCTCCTGTCACAATTCTACCCAACAGTTCCTCTAAAAATCCGATTGATGACACTGCTCTGGAAGAGCGAACTTCACCTGTTGAGAAAGAAACTTCTGCGGATGTTGTACTTCAGGATTCTTCCTATGGACGCTGCACTGATTTGGAGCTGGCGGAGTCAGTAGACAAAAGTCAGCATATCCTCAGCGAGACATTCACTGTTGAATTGAATGATGCGGCTCGCTCTGATGCAGTGGAATTGAACCCCGATAATTTTCAAGCTGGCGCAGGTCTTCcagaaattatttctaatCACAGTACTAGCCATGAGCCCAATAGCACTCTCGAGTCAGAT gtaaaaattaattctaagaTAAAATTGGAAGCGACTACAGAGCATTCCGTCGATGATACGAACGATCGCACCAGTCAACCAGTTAGAATGAGTCTGAGTGATTTTTCATATCAAGTGGGGAATCATGATGATAAATTAATCGAGAAGAATGAAGAGACGACAATCGTTGCAGAATTGGACCTAGATGAAAACAAGACGAAATTACTGGAAAATTTACGAGATCCATCCAGAGTAGGAAATATACCGGGAAAGGAAAAAGAAGATGTCTGTAAGCCAGTTGATGCGAACGATTGTACCAGTTTGCGAGGGGGAACCAGTCCAACTGATTTTCCGTCTCAAGTGGGAAAccacgatgaaaaattcattgaagagAATGAAGATACGACGATCATTCCAGACTCAGactgcgatgaaaacgatacTGAGTTGCTGAAAAATCTGCGAGTCCCATTCATAGCAGAAAATCTATCGGTAAAGAAGGAAAAAGATGTTTATGAGCCACTTGACCataatttcaacgaaaaaacCTCGACAATACCTGCAAGAAACAGCACTTTTGATGAGCTACTCTGTAAGAAATTTGTGGCACAGAATGTAACTGTCACGGAATCGTTTCTTGAAGATTTACTCCATGATTATGGGCCTCAGTCAGCTCCTAGTGAAGTGGAAGATTGTGGAGGAGTAGTAACTGAACAATCAAGGAACAACGTCGAAGTTGACAGTATGAGGGTCGATGGAAATATTCCGAAATATCACAACAGTAATAAAACACCTTGCGGTTCGctgaaaaaatcagtgaaaacaaAAGGTGTGCCAAAGCTCACCCAGATTGAGGTTGTTGAGCGTCCGTATTACATATTCAGAAAAACAGAGCAATGTGTACAGGGTAATCGTCGCGAAGAATGTTCCAGGGCTCATCATCGTGAAATACCTGATGAAAGTGTTAATAATGGTCAAAATGACGACAATCCTGGAGTGTTTGGTAGGCCCCGATTCCATTCCACCATGTGCGATTCAAGAGATGAAGCCACTGAAACAATACATTCTCGAGATGAAGAAATTACCGAAGATGGCGATGAAGAAATTTCTGAAGATGGCGATAGTTCCGATAATTACAATCCAGAAGAAGACAACAATCAAGAACCAGATTCAGATGAATACACGACAGAGGAAGAACTAGAAAAAGAATCCCACCCTCCTGAGCCACTCAATATAACACATCAAGGGAATCCACCTATCTCTGCTCCAGATGATAGAGACTTGCACGTAGATGTGTCATCGTCTGggacaaaaaaacatttttgtctctactgccataaattccaaaCGAAATTGGCAAGACACTTGACTTTGGTTCATGCAGATCAGGAggatgtgaaaaaatttatggtcTTACCACCAGGAACACGAGAACGACAGGAAATTATCTCTGTTATCAGAAAAAATGGTGATTTCGTATTTAATTCTGACAGACGCTTCAACGATGGCTCCTTGATCGTTTGTAGACGACCAACCCCAAAGATGAGAAAGACGGCAGAAGATTTCACCGTTTGTGCTAACTGCAAGGGTCAGTACTCAAAATCTGTTGTACGACATCATTTTCGTGAGTGTGCTAAACATGATGGGAAGAATCAGCGGATTGTATTGGTAAAGGGAAAGAAAATTGCTGCTCGAGTGCACTCCCGAGCGAGCGTCGATGTtcgaaacaaaatttttccatatttgaGAGAAGATGAGGTCGTTAAGAGTATACGATACGATGAACTGGTTACCTTGTATGCGAATAAAATGTGCGAGAAGCATGGAACTCATCAGCATCTTTTCCAGATGATTCGAGCTAAATTGCGTCTTTTGGGTCGATTTCTCATTGCAATACGAAAGATTGAGAAccgtattgaaaatttcagtgaCGTTTATCAACCAAGATTTTATGATGCAGCTGTGGACGCTGTTCGAGTGGTAGCAAAATTTGACCCTGAGAAGAAAATCTTCGACGCTCCAGCAGTTGCTGCAGGATATGGCACACTTTTAAAGAAGGTCGGTGAGATTCTACGCTCTGAATGTATAAAAAAAGAGCGGGTGGACGAGCAAAAACGACttgaagattttttgaaattgctTGAGGAGGATTACGGTACGAGCATTAACCGTGCAGTAACCGAAACACAAACGCAAAACAATCGCAGAAAAGAAGTGATACTCCCGACTACGGATGATATCAAGAAGCTGTTTGCTTATGTAACAACAGAGCGCAAAGCGCATTTCGAGCAACTTTCGAAGAAATTTTCGTACACTAGCTGGGAAGACCTTTCGAAAATGACGCTGCTGTCGCTCCAAATTTTCAATCGTCGTCGATCGGGAGAAGTCGAGCGATTGTATCTTGAGGACTTCAAAAGTTATCGTGGTCTCGATTATGCTAAAGACAGAGGAACATACAATGGTCTAAGTGAGGAAGGGAAAAAGTTGGCCAGGAAGTACGTGAGGTTTGAGATCCGGGGTAAACTCAATCGAGGCGTTCCGGTGTTACTTGATTCTGATATGTTGGACTGCTTGAACCTCTTGATTGCCCACAGAAAGGATGCAAGAGTTCCAGAGAGcaattcatatttatttgGATTGCCTTCGACCGATAAAGATCGCCATCGTCATCTTCAGGCATGTGATTTAATGCGTGAGTATTCTGTGAAATGTGGAGCCCAAATGCCCGAGACACTGCGTGGAACGACATTGAGGAAACATATCGCAACAAGATGCATTAACTTGAACTTGACAGACGGTCAGGTGGCAGATTTGGCAAATTTCATGGGCCATGCTGAAAAGATCCATAAGGATATTTATAGGCAACCTGTTCTAGAAACCGACATCGTCAAAATctcgaaaatattgaatgcaGCACAAGGTCTAGATATCTCGGATAATGAGTCAGATGACGAAGTTGAAAATGAGCACAGTATCCCACGTAGAACATATAATCGAAGGAGTGATCACACAGAAGGGGATTACGCCGATGAATCGAATTCTTTCGGGGGCAGAACAGATGGGAATTCATATGAGGTGAACACACGTACTTCGAGAGCAAAACATCAATGGTCTAGTGAGGAAAAGAACACTGTTTTGTCAGCCTTCGCAAACCAATTAGAAGCTGGAAAAGTTCCATCCGGGAAAGATATGCAGCAGTTTATTGATTCGAATATTTGTATGAGAGGACGAACCGTCCCACAACTCAGGACATGGCTGCATACCCAAAAGAAGAAAATCTCTAAGACTTAA
- the LOC135163465 gene encoding uncharacterized protein LOC135163465: MGSYFGADERSIGTGINQGLSWSLAVRVSRVGISSGGGLLGIGVFWRRRGVGIQEVWGKEVEGKGDDVEGTGEGGKVAWVGSLGMGFIGVLTGSEVVARGAGDLVEFSVVGFTGLVSGREGVVTGMGESEKFSGGGRGRSGSGISGGGSGVRDSGFGGGFFVTSVVSWKRTRFRGYGRLGRGGRYYWSPSDLSFPEGDMVVGSNGDRKGGFVGVGFEWVAGNNIGEKGFVVLG; the protein is encoded by the exons ATGGGGTCCTATTTCGGTGCTGATGAAAGATCGATTGGCACCGGAATCAATCAAG GATTGTCTTGGTCATTGGCTGTCAGAGTCAGTAGGGTCGGGATCTCTTCGGGGGGAGGGTTGCTGGGAATCGGGGTTTTTTGGCGTCGGCGGGGTGTGGGGATACAGGAAGTTTGGGGTAAGGAGGTCGAAGGTAAAGGGGACGACGTAGAGGGGACGGGAGAAGGCGGAAAGGTTGCTTGGGTAGGGAGTTTAGGGATGGGATTTATAGGGGTGCTGACTGGGTCTGAAGTAGTAGCTAGGGGAGCAGGAGATTTAGTGGAATTTTCAGTGGTAGGATTTACGGGGTTAGTTTCAGGGCGTGAGGGGGTGGTGACTGGGATGGGGGAAtcggaaaaattttcagggggtggaaggggaagGTCGGGGTCAGGTATTTCTGGGGGAGGATCAGGAGTGCGGGATTCAGGGTTTGGAGGAGGGTTTTTTGTCACGTCAGTCGTCAGTTGGAAACGTACACGTTTTCGCGGGTACGGGCGTCTTGGTCGTGGGGGGAGGTATTATTGGTCCCCCTCCGATCTTAGTTTCCCTGAGGGGGATATGGTTGTTGGGAGTAATGGAGATAGGAAGGGGGGGTTCGTTGGGGTTGGTTTTGAATGGGTTGCTGGGAATAATATTggggagaagggtttcgtcgTATTGGGGTAG